Within the Streptomyces sp. NBC_00554 genome, the region CGTACGACGGCCCGAACGACCCCGGCTCCCACGCCTATCGCGGACGCACGCCCCGCAACGACGTGATGTTCGGTCCGCCCGGACACGTGTACGTCTACTTCACTTACGGCATGTGGTTCTGCATGAACCTGGTGTGCGGTCCGGAGGGCATGCCCTGCGGGGTCCTGCTCCGCGCCGGCGAGGTCACCGAGGGTGCAGAACTCGCCCGCAAACGTCGACTCTCAGCCCGAAATGACAAGGAACTGGCCAAAGGGCCCGCCCGCCTGGCCACGGCCCTGGACGTGGACCGCACCCTCGACGGCACCGACGCCTGCGCTCCCGAGGGCGCTCCGCTGACCCTCCTCACGGGCACTCCCGTCCACTCCGACCAGGTACGCAACGGTCCCCGCACGGGCGTGGCCGGCGACGGTGGCGTGCACCCGTGGCGCTTTTGGATCGACAACGACCCGACGGTGAGCCCTTATCGGGCCCATACGCCCCGGCGTCCCCGAACTTGACTCGCCCCTGGGGGGTCCGTAATGTAGCCCGAGCCGCTTGAACCGGTTACGGCGTTCAGCCAGCAGCCGAGAGCGGCCAACCCACTACCTACGACTCCCCTCGGCGGGGGCGAATTCGGCGTGCCTGTATGCCGTAATTCGAACTCGCGGAACTCGATTATGAGTTGCGGAGGGAATCGGCTAACGTAGTGAATGTCGAAAAGCCGGAACGCGAAAGCGCTCAAAGGCCCGAGATAAACCCACCGACAGGGAATCGGACACGAAAGAGTCTGATAGAGTCGGAAACGCAAGACCGAAGGGAAACTGCCCGGAGGAAAGCCTGAGAGAGTCTCTCGGGTGAGTACAAAGGAAGCGTCCGTTCCTTGAGAACTCAACAGCGTGCCAAAAATCAACGCCAAGTTTGTTGATACCCCGTCTCCAGTCATCATGGCTGGGACGAGGTTCCTTTGAAGTAAAACATCAGCGAGGACGCTGTGGACCGTGGGGATTATTCCTCTCCTCGGTTCCGCTCTCGTGGTGTCGTCCCGATTACGGGAAAACATTCACGGAGAGTTTGATCCTGGCTCAGGACGAACGCTGGCGGCGTGCTTAACACATGCAAGTCGAACGATGAAGCCTTTCGGGGTGGATTAGTGGCGAACGGGTGAGTAACACGTGGGCAATCTGCCCTTCACTCTGGGACAAGCCCTGGAAACGGGGTCTAATACCGGATAACACTCCTGCCCGCATGGGTGGGGGTTAAAAGCTCCGGCGGTGAAGGATGAGCCCGCGGCCTATCAGCTTGTTGGTGAGGTAGTGGCTCACCAAGGCGACGACGGGTAGCCGGCCTGAGAGGGCGACCGGCCACACTGGGACTGAGACACGGCCCAGACTCCTACGGGAGGCAGCAGTGGGGAATATTGCACAATGGGCGAAAGCCTGATGCAGCGACGCCGCGTGAGGGATGACGGCCTTCGGGTTGTAAACCTCTTTCAGCAGGGAAGAAGCGAAAGTGACGGTACCTGCAGAAGAAGCGCCGGCTAACTACGTGCCAGCAGCCGCGGTAATACGTAGGGCGCAAGCGTTGTCCGGAATTATTGGGCGTAAAGAGCTCGTAGGCGGCTTGTCGCGTCGGTTGTGAAAGCCCGGGGCTTAACCCCGGGTCTGCAGTCGATACGGGCAGGCTAGAGTGTGGTAGGGGAGATCGGAATTCCTGGTGTAGCGGTGAAATGCGCAGATATCAGGAGGAACACCGGTGGCGAAGGCGGATCTCTGGGCCATTACTGACGCTGAGGAGCGAAAGCGTGGGGAGCGAACAGGATTAGATACCCTGGTAGTCCACGCCGTAAACGGTGGGAACTAGGTGTTGGCGACATTCCACGTCGTCGGTGCCGCAGCTAACGCATTAAGTTCCCCGCCTGGGGAGTACGGCCGCAAGGCTAAAACTCAAAGGAATTGACGGGGGCCCGCACAAGCAGCGGAGCATGTGGCTTAATTCGACGCAACGCGAAGAACCTTACCAAGGCTTGACATACGCCGGAAAGCATCAGAGATGGTGCCCCCCTTGTGGTCGGTGTACAGGTGGTGCATGGCTGTCGTCAGCTCGTGTCGTGAGATGTTGGGTTAAGTCCCGCAACGAGCGCAACCCTTGTTCTGTGTTGCCAGCATGCCCTTCGGGGTGATGGGGACTCACAGGAGACTGCCGGGGTCAACTCGGAGGAAGGTGGGGACGACGTCAAGTCATCATGCCCCTTATGTCTTGGGCTGCACACGTGCTACAATGGCAGGTACAATGAGCTGCGATGCCGCGAGGCGGAGCGAATCTCAAA harbors:
- a CDS encoding DNA-3-methyladenine glycosylase; its protein translation is MIAATDRTPLTREFFDRPVLDVAPDLLGRTLVRTTPDGPIELRLTEVEAYDGPNDPGSHAYRGRTPRNDVMFGPPGHVYVYFTYGMWFCMNLVCGPEGMPCGVLLRAGEVTEGAELARKRRLSARNDKELAKGPARLATALDVDRTLDGTDACAPEGAPLTLLTGTPVHSDQVRNGPRTGVAGDGGVHPWRFWIDNDPTVSPYRAHTPRRPRT